In a single window of the Lagenorhynchus albirostris chromosome 19, mLagAlb1.1, whole genome shotgun sequence genome:
- the WDR62 gene encoding WD repeat-containing protein 62 isoform X7 yields MAALGPGGYARNDAVEKLPSIMAGVPARRAQSSPPPVLPLCLRRRTRLSAAPEDTVQNRVSLEKVLGITAQNSNGLTCDPSTGHVAYLAGCVVVILNPKENKQQHIFNTARKSLSALAFSPDGKYIVTGENGHRPAVRIWDVEEKSQVAEMLGHKYGVACVAFSPSMKHIVSMGYQHDMVLNVWDWKKDIVVASNKVSCRVIALSFSEDSSYFVTVGNRHVRFWFLEVSTEAKVTSTVPLVGRSGILGELHNNVFCGVACGRGQMTGSTFCVSYSGLLCQFNEKRVLEKWINLKVSLSSCLCVSQELIFCGCTDGIVRIFQAHSLQYLANLPKPHYLGVDVAQGLEPSFLFSRKAGAIYPDTVALIFDPIHQWLSCVYKDHSIYIWDVKDINKVGKVWSELFHSSYVWNVEVYPEFEDQRACLPSGSFLTCSSDNTIRFWNMDGSPDSHWQKNIFSNTLLKVVYVENDIQHLQNMSHFPDRGSENGMPVDMKAGVRVMQVSPDGQHLASGDRSGNLRIHELHFMDELVKVEAHDAEVLCLEYSKPETGLSLLASASRDRLIHVLNVEKNYNLEQTLDDHSSSITAIKFAGHKDIQMISCGADKSIYFRSAQQASDGLHFVRTHHVAEKTTLYDMDIDITQKYVAVACQDRNVRVYNTMNGKQKKCYKGSQGDEGSLLKVHVDPSGTFLATSCSDKSISVIDFYSGECVAKMFGHSEIVTGMKFTYDCRHLITVSGDSCVFIWHLGPEITSCMKQHLLEIDHREQQQENTKGRNWSSHPRQETYASMPNEICSLSPGEQTEDKLEEECEPEELLKTPSKESLDPDPRCLLTNGKLPLWAKRLLGDDDVADSSAFHAKRSYQPHGRWAERADQEPLKTILDARDLDCYFTPMKPESLEDSVLDTVEPQRLAGLLSESESPQDNGCGPPSLPPLQRESSEASELIIYPLETEVTVTGTDSKYCAEEVERAPGDQQGDSYLRAPSIDSKDQRPPEDSGESEADLECSFTTIHSSPPQPDPDPQFDVTPPTPDPLLLSPGCPGTTEELSQPEVPSISNGSLPQTPEQEKFLRHHFETLTDAHPEEPFHGSLRDLKASEAEDNFFNPRLSISGQFLSRLQKTSRFTHTFPSRLPLHLVKSPEVKLMDLRGSPPRAEPLRAGTGYTCPGRTNPPASQAWRPASCPPLCCPQRRSLRHPQLYPLQAWLRVSTPPPPAPAWRPLPVPVPGYHTAFPLRTVRALSWLSWPGLCAGPRPWGSWPPWARSSKSLPPQ; encoded by the exons GAAGTCTCTGAGTGCCCTGGCCTTCTCCCCTGATGGAAAGTACATAGTGACAGGGGAG AACGGGCACAGGCCTGCTGTGCGCATCTGGGACGTGGAAGAGAAGAGTCAGGTGGCGGAGATGCTGGGCCACAAGTACGGTGTGGCCTGTGTGGCCTTCTCCCCCAGTATGAAGCACATTGTGTCCATGGGCTACCAGCACGACATGGTACTCAACGTCTGGGACTGGAAG AAAGACATCGTGGTGGCCTCCAACAAGGTATCATGCAGGGTCATCGCCCTCTCCTTCTCCGAGGACAGCAGCTATTTTGTCACTGTTGGGAATCGGCATGTGAGGTTCTGGTTCTTGGAAGTCTCCACTGAAGCAAAG GTGACAAGCACAGTGCCCCTCGTGGGGCGCTCAGGCATCCTGGGTGAGCTGCACAACAACGTCTTCTGTGGTGTGGCTTGTGGCCGGGGCCAGATGACGGGCAGTACTTTCTGTGTGTCCTACTCGGGCCTCCTCTGCCAGTTCAACGAGAAGAGGGTGCTGGAGAAGTGGATCAACCTAAAG GTCTCGCTGTCTTCCTGCCTCTGTGTCAGCCAGGAGCTCATCTTCTGCGGTTGCACAGATGGGATAGTCCGCATATTCCAAGCCCACAGCCTGCAATACCTCGCCAACCTGCCCAAGCCGCACTACCTTGGAGTGGATGTGGCCCAGGGCCTGGAGCCCAG CTTCCTTTTCAGCAGGAAGGCAGGAGCCATCTACCCGGATACAGTGGCGCTGATCTTCGACCCCATCCACCAGTGGCTGTCCTGTGTGTATAAGGACCACAGCATCTACATCTGGGATGTCAAAGACATCAACAAAGTAGGCAAGGTGTGGTCAGAGCTCTTCCACAGCTCCTACGTCTGGAATGTGGAG GTGTATCCTGAGTTTGAAGATCAGAGAGCTTGTCTGCCATCAGGATCTTTTCTGACTTGTTCCTCAGACAATACCATCCGCTTCTGGAACATGGACGGCAGCCCTGACTCTCACTGGCAGAAGAACATCTTCAGTAAT ACCCTGCTGAAGGTTGTGTATGTGGAGAATGACATCCAGCACCTGCAGAACATGTCACACTTCCCAGACCGGGGGAGTGAGAATGGGATGCCTGTGGACATGAAAGCTGGGGTACGAGTCATGCAGGTCAGTCCTGATGGCCAACACTTGGCTTCAGGCGACCGAAGTGGAAATCTGAG GATCCACGAGCTGCACTTCATGGACGAGCTGGTCAAGGTGGAGGCCCATGATGCTGAGGTGCTGTGCCTGGAGTACTCCAAGCCTGAGACAG GGTTGAGCTTGCTGGCCTCAGCCAGTCGGGACCGACTGATCCACGTGCTGAACGTGGAGAAGAACTACAACCTGGAGCAGACCCTGGATGACCATTCCTCCTCCATCACAGCCATCAAGTTTGCTG GCCACAAGGACATCCAGATGATCAGCTGTGGGGCAGACAAGAGCATCTACTTCCGCAGTGCCCAGCAG GCCTCAGATGGACTACACTTTGTCCGTACCCACCACGTGGCAGAGAAGACCACCTTGTATGACATGGACATTGACATTACCCAGAAGTACGTGGCTGTGGCCTGCCAGGACCGCAACGTAAG AGTCTACAACACCATGAACGGGAAGCAGAAGAAGTGCTACAAGGGCTCCCAGGGTGATGAAGGGTCCCTGCTGAAG GTCCATGTGGACCCCTCAGGCACCTTCCTGGCCACAAGCTGCTCTGACAAAAGCATCTCCGTGATTGATTTTTACTCCGGGGAGTGCGTTGCCAAGATGTTTGGCCATTCAG AAATCGTCACCGGCATGAAGTTCACCTACGATTGTCGTCACTTGATCACAGTATCCGGAGACAG CTGCGTGTTCATCTGGCACTTGGGCCCGGAGATCACCAGCTGCATGAAGCAGCACTTGCTGGAGATTGACCACCGTGAGCAGCAGCAGGAGAACACGAAGGGCAGGAACTGGAGCAGCCACCCCAG GCAGGAGACATATGCATCCATGCCCAACGAGATTTGCTCCCTAAGCCCTGGAGAGCAGACGGAGGATAAGCTGGAGGAAGAATGTGAACCTGAAGAGTTACTAAAGACACCATCAAAAGAGAGTTTGGATCCAG ATCCTCGGTGCCTGCTGACCAACGGCAAGCTGCCACTCTGGGCAAAGCGGCTG CTAGGAGATGATGATGTGGCAGACAGCTCGGCCTTCCACGCCAAGCGCAGCTACCAGCCACATGGCCGCTGGGCGGAGCGGGCTGACCAGGAGCCTCTCAAGACCATCCTGGATGCCCGGGACCTGGATTGCTACTTTACCCCCATGAAGCCCGAGAGCCTAGAGGATTCTGTTCTAGATACAGTGGAGCCGCAGAGACTGGCGGGCCTGCTGAGTGAG TCAGAGAGTCCCCAGGACAATGGCTGTGGGCCTCCCTCCTTACCACCCCTACAGAGGGAGTCTTCTGAGGCCAGCGAGCTCATCATCTACCCCCTGGAGACAGAGGTGACAGTCACAGGGACAGACAG CAAGTACTGTGCGGAAGAAGTAGAGAGGGCGCCAGGAGACCAGCAAGGTGACTCCTACCTCAGGGCCCCCTCCATCGACTCGAAGGACCAGAGGCCACCTGAGG ACTCAGGGGAGTCAGAGGCCGACTTGGAGTGCAGCTTTACCACCATCCATTCCTCCCCTCCACAGCCAGACCCAGACCCTCAGTTTGATGTGACGCCCCCTACACCAG acccccttctcctctccccaggaTGCCCAGGTACCACAGAAGAGTTGTCCCAGCCCGAGGTGCCAAGCATATCCAACGGCTCCCTGCCCCAGACCCCTGAGCAAGAGAAGTTCCTCCGCCACCACTTCGAGACACTTACTGACGCCCACCCTGAGG AGCCCTTCCACGGATCCCTGAGAGACCTGAAGGCCTCTGAGGCCGAGGACAACTTCTTCAATCCCCGGCTGAGCATCTCAGGCCAGTTCCTCTCCCGCCTCCAGAAGACATCCAG GTTCACCCACACCTTCCCTTCCCGGCTGCCCCTGCACCTCGTGAAATCCCCAGAGGTCAAACTCATGGATCTCAGGGGGAGCCCGCCCAGAGCAGAGCCCCTGAGAGCAGGTACTGGCTACACCTGCCCAGGCAGGACCAAT CCCCCTGCCTCACAGGCCTGGCGCCCTGCATCCTGCCCTCCTCTGTGCTGCCCACAGAGAAGAAGCCTCCGACACCCACAGCTCTACCCACTCCAGGCCTGGCTCAGGGTTTCCACACCCCCGCCACCCGCTCCTGCATGGAGGCCACTGCCAGTTCCTGTGCCAGGATACCACACAGCATTTCCATTGAGGACAGTGAGGGCCCTGTCCTGGCTGAGCTGGCCAGGCCTCTGTGCAGGTCCTCGTCCCTGGGGGAGCTGGCCTCCCTGGGCCAGGAGCTCCAAGTCATTACCACCACAGTGA